Proteins encoded in a region of the Halostella limicola genome:
- a CDS encoding MBL fold metallo-hydrolase → MTSSIDSGSDPFRFEVGTVDCTLVSDGSYAYPHPAEVFFADAPPDEREQALADEGIQPDEWKEYVSPYPSLVIDAGDQTVLVDTGGGEMAPTTGKLQTSLDAADIDATAVDVVLITHGHADHVGGMLTDDGDPAFPNARYVMPEAEWEFWTGADPDLSSLRVDEELRTLLITAAQANLEPLDGRIELVEDETEIVPGVRTLPAPGHTPGHVAVEVTSNEERLLHLVDTVLHPLHIAHPEWTAAVDYNPDQTVETRRDLLDRASQTEALVFAFHFPAPGLGHITATDDAWEWHPIETPL, encoded by the coding sequence CGGACCCATTCCGGTTCGAGGTCGGGACGGTCGATTGTACGCTCGTGAGTGATGGGTCCTACGCATATCCCCACCCGGCAGAGGTATTCTTTGCGGATGCACCGCCCGACGAGCGTGAACAGGCGTTGGCAGATGAAGGCATCCAGCCAGACGAGTGGAAGGAGTACGTCAGTCCGTATCCCAGCCTCGTGATCGACGCTGGCGACCAGACCGTTCTCGTGGATACTGGCGGAGGTGAGATGGCCCCAACGACCGGCAAACTCCAGACCTCGCTCGACGCGGCCGATATCGACGCCACCGCCGTCGATGTTGTCCTGATCACCCACGGCCATGCGGATCACGTCGGCGGTATGCTCACCGACGATGGGGACCCGGCGTTTCCGAACGCTCGCTACGTCATGCCCGAGGCGGAGTGGGAGTTCTGGACAGGCGCGGACCCGGACCTCTCATCACTCCGTGTCGATGAGGAACTCCGAACGCTGCTGATCACGGCTGCGCAGGCCAATCTCGAGCCGCTCGATGGACGGATCGAACTGGTAGAGGATGAGACCGAGATCGTTCCCGGGGTTCGGACCCTACCGGCACCGGGCCATACACCCGGTCACGTCGCTGTCGAAGTCACCTCGAACGAGGAGCGCCTGCTCCACTTGGTCGATACGGTCCTGCATCCACTGCACATTGCCCACCCAGAGTGGACCGCTGCCGTCGATTACAACCCCGACCAAACTGTCGAGACGCGCCGAGATCTACTCGACAGGGCAAGTCAGACCGAAGCCCTCGTATTTGCCTTTCACTTCCCTGCGCCGGGTCTTGGACACATCACAGCGACGGACGACGCCTGGGAGTGGCACCCGATCGAAACTCCACTGTAG
- a CDS encoding DUF7350 domain-containing protein, which produces MLPASANDIVGDAVAISYRYHYGALHDGIESGDAVLITIDTPPHRSRHDGCETALFDMTPATWLRPPFEWSPSRGL; this is translated from the coding sequence ATGTTACCAGCGTCTGCGAACGATATCGTCGGTGATGCGGTTGCTATATCATACCGTTACCACTACGGCGCTCTCCACGACGGGATAGAATCGGGGGATGCAGTACTGATCACGATCGACACTCCGCCACATCGCTCTCGCCACGACGGGTGCGAGACGGCGTTGTTCGATATGACGCCGGCCACATGGCTACGGCCGCCGTTCGAGTGGTCCCCTTCTCGAGGTCTCTAG
- a CDS encoding LVIVD repeat-containing protein, producing the protein MTYSTRRTFLRSIGAVTMAGGFATTGSAGQSQDLRLFGTKQVHSACTEAVTQGHYAYVTDYSPGNVSVIDLRNPNRLQEVASRDVPGSFAWDVKVEGNRMYVASQLDESGELAPPLGEGNPDEVGVTIYDISDPTDPTDIGFVPVPPVGSHNVYPDGTTLYVIRHAVPTDEGFQYVLEVWDVDDASDPSRIATYDPTDESTGLVHDVYVQNDLAYVAAFDAGLRILDVSDPASPEEVGHWPDPTDAAHYAQPMPNDDIVFVGDETFSEPYGGIHVLDTSDLSNIEKIGFIDSPDTPGFDTSHNFDVTANRLHTSWYEGGVRVFDISDPGSPSEIASYDPDGSSFWTAIQHRSFTLASDLSRGSIALLHTDRGERAPPAGDATPIDIQGDGVAHTARRHPGPDE; encoded by the coding sequence ATGACATATTCAACACGGCGAACGTTCCTGCGGTCGATCGGCGCAGTGACAATGGCAGGCGGGTTCGCCACTACTGGTAGTGCAGGGCAGTCACAGGACCTGCGGCTGTTCGGCACGAAACAGGTCCACAGTGCCTGTACGGAAGCCGTCACGCAGGGCCACTACGCGTACGTGACCGATTACTCACCAGGAAACGTCTCGGTGATCGATCTACGAAATCCGAATCGTCTCCAGGAGGTGGCAAGCCGCGATGTCCCGGGGTCGTTTGCGTGGGACGTCAAAGTCGAGGGCAATCGAATGTACGTCGCGAGCCAACTGGATGAAAGCGGGGAGCTTGCGCCGCCACTCGGCGAGGGCAACCCGGACGAGGTCGGTGTTACGATCTACGACATCAGTGATCCCACCGACCCGACCGACATCGGGTTCGTACCGGTCCCGCCGGTAGGGTCGCACAACGTGTATCCGGACGGCACGACGCTGTACGTTATCCGCCATGCCGTCCCAACTGACGAGGGCTTCCAATATGTCCTCGAGGTCTGGGACGTCGACGATGCAAGTGACCCGTCACGAATCGCGACATATGACCCCACGGACGAAAGTACAGGGCTCGTGCATGACGTGTACGTCCAGAACGACCTCGCGTACGTTGCGGCGTTCGATGCCGGCCTGCGCATCCTCGATGTGTCCGATCCGGCGAGCCCGGAGGAGGTGGGCCACTGGCCGGACCCGACCGACGCGGCCCACTACGCCCAGCCGATGCCGAACGACGATATCGTCTTCGTCGGCGATGAGACGTTTAGCGAGCCATATGGTGGGATCCACGTACTCGACACGTCTGACCTCTCGAACATCGAAAAGATCGGGTTCATCGATTCGCCCGACACCCCGGGCTTCGACACGTCGCATAACTTCGACGTGACGGCGAACCGGCTCCACACCTCGTGGTACGAGGGCGGGGTTCGCGTCTTCGATATTTCAGACCCCGGGTCCCCATCGGAGATCGCGTCGTACGACCCGGACGGCTCGTCGTTCTGGACCGCGATCCAGCATCGGAGCTTCACGCTTGCGAGTGATCTGAGCCGTGGCTCCATTGCACTGCTGCACACCGACCGTGGGGAGCGAGCCCCACCCGCCGGTGACGCTACCCCGATCGATATCCAAGGCGACGGTGTGGCCCACACGGCGCGTCGACATCCCGGACCCGACGAATAG
- a CDS encoding helix-turn-helix transcriptional regulator: MYDLTGFQRDLLYTIAGLDEPHGLAIKEEMDDYYETEVHHGRLYPNLDTVVDKGLVNKSEKDRRTNEYRLTKRGRREIQSRREWEDQYLSNTDLADAVST, from the coding sequence ATGTACGACCTGACAGGATTTCAGCGCGACTTGCTGTACACGATCGCTGGCCTCGATGAACCGCACGGCCTCGCGATCAAAGAAGAGATGGATGACTACTACGAGACGGAGGTACACCACGGGCGACTCTACCCGAATCTCGATACCGTGGTCGACAAGGGACTGGTGAACAAGAGTGAGAAGGATCGACGGACGAACGAGTACCGGTTGACGAAGCGTGGCCGGCGTGAAATCCAAAGTCGCCGGGAGTGGGAAGACCAGTACCTCTCTAACACAGACCTCGCCGACGCTGTCTCCACCTGA
- a CDS encoding helix-hairpin-helix domain-containing protein, with amino-acid sequence MTNATTPIEAAFELQRRTVEHSQQLVEQSLDFQQNALEAFFQNGLSAQRSAQRQGTELSREVFDAYLDAVQSAVDDDKFRAMIDQQFEDNAEQTQDLLNKQYEQGADLFQRLLHVQLDALESAVDDVDVQSAVDQQLDEFEQAQDEAWEEFEAEYRDMVNDLSRQQKQLVAESTQSFLDAQQETEQQTIEGVQRAEETAESVQQQTEETVRTAQQQTAGVVETSQEATQGVAGDAAEATEEVVDETSDALEDAADQDAEEDVETIDGIGATIAERLNDVGIVSANDLAYAQTETVAEAAEVSEEQASDWIEAAESQE; translated from the coding sequence ATGACAAACGCAACCACACCCATCGAAGCGGCATTCGAACTGCAGCGCCGAACAGTCGAACACAGCCAGCAGCTCGTCGAGCAGAGCCTCGACTTCCAGCAGAACGCCCTGGAGGCGTTCTTCCAGAACGGGCTCTCGGCCCAGCGCAGTGCCCAGCGCCAGGGCACCGAACTGTCGCGGGAAGTCTTCGACGCCTACCTCGACGCGGTCCAGTCGGCGGTCGACGACGACAAGTTCCGCGCGATGATCGACCAGCAGTTCGAGGACAACGCAGAGCAGACCCAGGACCTGCTGAACAAGCAGTACGAGCAGGGCGCCGACCTGTTCCAGCGTCTGCTGCACGTCCAGCTCGACGCGCTCGAGTCGGCAGTCGACGACGTCGACGTCCAGTCGGCGGTCGACCAGCAGCTCGACGAGTTCGAACAGGCCCAGGACGAGGCCTGGGAGGAGTTCGAAGCGGAGTACCGCGACATGGTCAACGACCTGTCGCGACAGCAGAAGCAGCTGGTCGCCGAGTCGACCCAGTCGTTCCTCGACGCCCAGCAGGAGACCGAACAACAGACCATCGAGGGCGTCCAGCGCGCCGAAGAGACCGCCGAGTCCGTCCAGCAGCAGACCGAAGAGACCGTGCGGACCGCCCAGCAACAGACCGCTGGCGTCGTTGAAACGTCTCAGGAAGCCACGCAAGGCGTCGCCGGCGACGCCGCCGAGGCGACCGAAGAGGTCGTCGACGAGACCTCGGATGCGCTCGAAGACGCGGCTGACCAGGACGCCGAAGAAGATGTGGAAACCATCGACGGCATCGGCGCGACCATCGCCGAGCGACTCAACGATGTCGGGATCGTGAGCGCCAACGACCTCGCGTACGCGCAGACGGAGACCGTCGCCGAGGCCGCGGAAGTCTCGGAGGAGCAGGCTTCGGACTGGATCGAAGCAGCGGAGTCGCAGGAGTAA
- a CDS encoding S8 family serine peptidase: MSATGPNDALTFYSNWGTNEIDVGAPGGGYETYEKTVDPEADVEWPYPANLVLSTVPEDLYNASYAYFAGTSNAAPQVVGTAALVREVAPNANARQVENAIKLGADLVNGRGDSELGAGRVNARGALDAVR; encoded by the coding sequence GTGAGTGCGACCGGCCCGAACGACGCACTGACCTTCTACTCGAACTGGGGGACCAACGAAATCGACGTTGGCGCACCCGGCGGCGGGTACGAGACGTATGAGAAGACCGTAGACCCGGAGGCTGACGTCGAGTGGCCGTACCCGGCGAACCTGGTGCTTTCGACAGTCCCGGAAGATCTCTACAATGCATCGTATGCCTATTTCGCTGGCACATCGAATGCAGCGCCCCAAGTAGTGGGGACCGCGGCCCTCGTCCGCGAGGTCGCTCCGAACGCGAACGCTCGGCAAGTCGAGAACGCAATCAAGCTGGGGGCGGATCTCGTTAACGGTCGCGGCGATTCGGAACTCGGGGCCGGCCGAGTGAACGCTCGTGGCGCGCTCGACGCTGTGCGGTAG
- a CDS encoding metal-dependent hydrolase, which yields MLGALSPDVVKVRLLIPATSIEAMLGIPFDWLPLHTLGGTVLIVAIGAWLVGPEQRRVTLLLLALGAVSHHALDLLLITPSGYAYPVLWPLTGYHPPTGNLYLSSDRWPAAVAGCIALVLWAGTRD from the coding sequence ATGCTCGGCGCGCTCTCGCCCGACGTGGTCAAGGTTCGACTCCTCATCCCTGCGACGTCCATCGAGGCAATGCTCGGCATCCCCTTCGATTGGCTGCCGCTGCACACGCTCGGCGGCACAGTCTTGATCGTCGCCATCGGAGCGTGGCTGGTCGGTCCAGAGCAGCGCCGTGTCACCCTCCTATTACTGGCACTCGGTGCCGTCTCCCATCACGCGCTCGACCTTCTGCTCATCACCCCGAGCGGATACGCGTACCCTGTCCTCTGGCCACTCACCGGGTACCATCCGCCGACCGGCAACCTCTACCTCAGCAGTGATCGCTGGCCGGCCGCCGTCGCTGGGTGCATCGCGCTCGTCCTATGGGCTGGCACACGGGATTGA
- a CDS encoding ribbon-helix-helix protein, CopG family, protein MSTKRVNFRLPEELIAQADVAAEVTHKNRTEILIEALQQYLEEKESDESFREAVVELYLDGQIEFEKLAEVIGRQDAESVRASKHVLDRGEELADDLAEL, encoded by the coding sequence ATGAGCACGAAGCGAGTGAATTTCCGGCTCCCGGAGGAACTGATCGCTCAAGCGGATGTTGCTGCAGAAGTCACGCACAAGAACCGGACCGAGATCCTGATCGAGGCGCTACAGCAGTATCTTGAAGAGAAGGAGTCTGACGAAAGCTTCCGGGAGGCGGTCGTGGAACTGTATCTCGACGGCCAAATCGAGTTTGAGAAACTCGCGGAAGTCATCGGTCGGCAGGATGCCGAGTCAGTGCGTGCGTCAAAGCACGTGCTAGATCGGGGCGAGGAACTCGCTGACGACCTCGCAGAGCTGTGA
- a CDS encoding asparaginase domain-containing protein has protein sequence MTDEYIHFVTTGGTIDKDYVTRRGTRNFTIDDPAVERILESIAPEPNFDYAVESVMKKDSLDTNADDRQKIREACREAPGKNVVVTHGSDTMVETAAELDCEKTIVLTGAAKPQRMTDSDAAFNVGMAVGAVQSLDDGVYVAMSGRVYERDEVEKREDGQFVRK, from the coding sequence ATGACAGACGAGTACATCCACTTCGTGACCACTGGCGGAACGATCGACAAAGACTACGTCACGCGGCGGGGGACTCGCAACTTCACAATCGATGATCCCGCTGTCGAGCGGATTCTGGAAAGTATCGCCCCGGAGCCGAACTTCGACTATGCTGTTGAGTCCGTGATGAAGAAAGACAGTCTCGATACTAACGCCGATGATCGACAAAAAATACGCGAAGCTTGCAGGGAGGCGCCGGGCAAGAACGTCGTCGTCACACATGGATCCGACACGATGGTCGAGACGGCCGCGGAACTGGACTGCGAGAAAACGATTGTGCTCACCGGCGCAGCGAAACCCCAGCGGATGACCGACTCGGACGCGGCGTTCAACGTGGGAATGGCTGTAGGAGCAGTGCAGTCGCTTGACGACGGCGTGTATGTGGCGATGAGCGGCAGAGTATACGAACGTGACGAGGTTGAAAAGCGTGAGGACGGGCAGTTCGTACGGAAGTGA
- a CDS encoding Na+/H+ antiporter NhaC family protein produces MSQHFGVLALAPPLLAIILAMTTRQVLVSLFAGVWIGALLVAGGNPIGATALTMDWLVEVVRSPFDTKFIILILFMGAGAAFIYRSGGILALERWIGDRVDTARDSQILTWLIGVFIFFDSYTSTVVTGNATRELSQENKSSREMHAYALDSTTSPVTTFGPVSNWIGFQVSMIITGFEAARFTADEIGVTAFGLFLRSIPWNIYCFMAFFMVGFIAITQRFFGPMLNAEWRARSTGKTIRDDATPLSDVSADVGEPSEKNPSLVNFFVPIIVLLVVGLVSMWWLGGGYQPGVDIPTAFQETDVALGLLYGAFAFMLTGFVGSLAYRTMDLEEASETIIDGFNTMMIALAIIVLAWAIGHAAEQVGTAQYIVDVMVGSGVPGSFLPLIIFVAAMFVAFTTGTSWGTMAILTPLAIPLGYQLVGPSVLPVLVAVLFGGAIWGDHSSPISDTTVMSSIFAGSDHIDHVNTQIPFAATAAGVTLIILVLYGFGLRSPLIALPLAFVLTAVAVIVLNKLDARRKGLPEVMPTAEEIEAGTVDVERVERVERGEIDERTGNYDYLSPITVTAVAIVVGYLAIVFAFATLGA; encoded by the coding sequence ATGTCGCAACATTTCGGCGTCCTCGCACTGGCGCCACCACTACTGGCGATCATACTTGCGATGACAACCCGACAGGTGTTAGTGTCACTGTTTGCCGGCGTCTGGATCGGGGCATTACTTGTCGCCGGCGGAAATCCGATTGGCGCGACAGCGCTCACAATGGATTGGCTTGTCGAAGTCGTCCGGTCACCGTTCGACACGAAGTTCATCATCCTGATCCTGTTTATGGGAGCTGGTGCTGCGTTCATTTACCGATCTGGGGGGATCCTGGCGCTGGAACGCTGGATCGGCGATCGCGTAGATACCGCCCGTGACTCACAGATTCTCACGTGGCTAATCGGCGTCTTCATTTTCTTCGATTCATACACCAGCACCGTCGTCACGGGCAACGCGACGCGGGAACTCTCTCAAGAGAACAAGTCATCCAGAGAGATGCACGCCTATGCGCTCGACTCAACGACGTCGCCAGTGACGACGTTTGGGCCGGTGTCGAACTGGATCGGGTTCCAGGTGTCGATGATCATCACTGGGTTTGAGGCGGCGCGGTTCACCGCCGATGAAATCGGGGTGACGGCGTTCGGACTGTTCCTCCGGTCGATCCCGTGGAATATCTATTGCTTCATGGCGTTCTTTATGGTCGGATTCATCGCGATTACCCAGCGGTTCTTCGGTCCGATGCTAAACGCCGAGTGGCGTGCGCGTTCGACCGGGAAAACTATCCGCGACGACGCGACCCCGCTGTCGGATGTCTCGGCGGACGTCGGCGAACCGAGTGAGAAGAACCCCTCGCTAGTGAACTTCTTTGTCCCGATCATCGTCCTGCTTGTTGTCGGCCTCGTCTCCATGTGGTGGCTCGGTGGGGGCTACCAGCCGGGTGTGGATATCCCGACGGCCTTCCAGGAAACCGACGTGGCGCTCGGCTTACTGTACGGAGCGTTTGCGTTCATGCTTACCGGATTCGTCGGCTCGCTCGCCTACCGGACGATGGATCTCGAAGAGGCCAGCGAAACGATCATCGACGGGTTCAACACGATGATGATCGCGCTCGCAATCATCGTGCTGGCGTGGGCGATCGGTCATGCCGCCGAGCAGGTCGGCACCGCGCAGTACATCGTCGACGTGATGGTCGGCAGTGGCGTCCCGGGCAGTTTCCTCCCGTTGATCATCTTCGTCGCCGCTATGTTCGTCGCGTTCACGACCGGGACGTCCTGGGGCACGATGGCGATCTTAACGCCACTTGCAATCCCGCTGGGGTACCAGCTCGTCGGCCCATCTGTGCTCCCAGTTCTGGTGGCGGTACTGTTCGGTGGTGCCATCTGGGGAGATCACAGTTCTCCGATTAGCGACACCACCGTGATGTCTTCGATCTTCGCAGGATCCGACCACATCGACCACGTCAACACACAGATTCCCTTCGCGGCGACGGCCGCCGGCGTCACTCTGATCATTCTCGTGCTGTACGGCTTCGGGCTTCGGAGCCCGCTCATCGCGTTGCCGCTCGCATTCGTGTTGACGGCCGTGGCAGTTATCGTGCTCAACAAACTCGACGCACGGCGCAAGGGCCTTCCCGAGGTGATGCCCACGGCTGAAGAGATTGAAGCCGGTACGGTTGACGTCGAGCGCGTCGAGCGCGTCGAGCGCGGCGAGATCGACGAACGTACTGGCAACTACGACTACCTCTCGCCGATCACGGTTACGGCGGTCGCCATCGTTGTCGGGTACCTCGCGATCGTGTTCGCGTTTGCTACGCTCGGAGCTTGA